The nucleotide sequence AAATCTTTGATATTCGTGAACCTTCTCTTCAGGTCATTAATGCAGTAGTCATTATTGCGGTGGGCTTGTTAATGATTTCCAATATCAAGTATTACTCATTCAAAACAGTAGAGCGTAAACGGGTTCCATTTTTTGTCCTACCAATCGCCGTATTCGTCTTTGCAGCGATGACTTATAATATTCCTGTCGGCATTCTGGTAATTTCTATTCTCTATGCCTTGTCTGGTTTCGTGACCACCTTTATGGCAAAAAGATCGAGTACATTATAAAAATATAAAAGGAGTCTGAGATGCGGTTTCTTCAAGATTTTTTAGATCGTTCGAAACAGCTGAATCAGACTCCTACTGTTTCGCGCTATCCCGCCTATCATGGCCTTACCTCAAAATATAAAATTATTCATCAAGGATTAATGATCCCCGGACTTCCGGCACCGCTCTATTATTTAAACTTTCTGAGTATTATTGGGCAACCCAATGCGCCCATGCTGGCAAACCCCAGTGCAATCGAAACCACAGCCTTAGATACCGCCACCGTGATTTGCAGTTCGAGTCCACATATGGTGGGGCAATTGCATCACTATTCTGTCAAGCAGGACTGTCATTTTAAATCTAGTCTATTTCAGTTTCTGGATCGTGAGCAATTGAGCGGAAGTTTTCCAAATTTTCGTTTGCAACGTTCTGACTCGGAACTCAGTTTTGATTTAAATATTCAGACCACTCAGCTAATTTCTCATTTTACCCAAATGCGTTTTTCCTTGGCAGATCACTGGTCTTTGCTGTGTCATTGTCAGGGAACAGTGAGCTATAAAGCGCAGCAATATACGATCGATGGTCTGGGAAGCTTTGAATACGCGCGGAGTTTTAACTTTCCCTATCTGCCTTTGGCTTTCCTGACTTATCAAATTATTAATCTCAGTGAAAATCGGCAACTGTTGTTGGCGCAAATTCGGGATGGTTTTAATCGTATTGTTCAGTCGCGGATCTATCTGCGTGATTTAAAAAACATGCGGACCCAAATGTTCGATCGCAAAGTTTATTTTAAAGTTCATCGTGTTTATCCGCGTGTCACGACACCCAATCGGCAAAGTATGTATTTGCCGCGCGAATTTGAATGGTGTTATAAAAACGCAGACGGTACTTGTATCTGGGTACAAGGTCAAAGTCGTGGAGATTTTAAATTTGGTCTGGCAGCGGGCTATGTAGGAAGTTTTAGTTATCAAGTAAAAATAAATGAAGAAACCGAAAATGGGGAAGGAGGCTATTGTGAATACATAGATTGCCGGCCTTTACGCTTTCAGGAAGAGAATAAAACAGAAAAAAGATTAAGTCATTTATCTAATTCAGTCCCTTTAATGCTCAAGAAATGAAGAAAAGTGCGATTTTTGTAGAATAAATAAACAGTCGTTAGTTTTTTATTGAATTATTTAAAAAAGGGGGGTTGCAAGGGGTGTGAAATGCTGTAGAATGCACATCCATCGGCGGTGATGAAGATTAAAACTTCTGATAAAACAGTGACTTAGTTGAGTTTGATTGAGTTGGGTTTTATTTGATAAGTTTAAAAATAATTTTCATTACTGGTTGACTTTCTAGAGATAGAGAGTAATATAGCCGACCTAGCTTGCTGGTGACGAATTAGCAAGAAGATCATTAAGAGATTATGAAGAACAACTTGTGTGGATTTTTACTGGTTGATCGATCGAAATTATTTTCATTGATTGATGGTAGAAATTACTCGAAGTTTATTTGAGAAATATTTGTCAGAAAATTGATGAGCCAAGATTGGTGCCCTTTAAGGCACTACATAGTATTAAACTGAAGAGTTTGATCATGGCTCAGATTGAACGCTGGCGGCAGGCTTAACACATGCAAGTCGAGCGGGGAAATGTAGCTTGCTACATTACCTAGCGGCGGACGGGTGAGTAATGCTTAGGAATCTGCCTATTAGTGGGGGACAACATCTCGAAAGGGATGCTAATACCGCATACGTCCTACGGGAGAAAGCAGGGGACCTTCGGGCCTTGCGCTAATAGATGAGCCTAAGTCGGATTAGCTAGTTGGTGGGGTAAAGGCCTACCAAGGCGACGATCTGTAGCGGGTCTGAGAGGATGATCCGCCACACTGGGACTGAGACACGGCCCAGACTCCTACGGGAGGCAGCAGTGGGGAATATTGGACAATGGGGGGAACCCTGATCCAGCCATGCCGCGTGTGTGAAGAAGGCCTTTTGGTTGTAAAGCACTTTAAGCGAGGAGGAGGCTACCGAGATTAATACTCTTGGATAGTGGACGTTACTCGCAGAATAAGCACCGGCTAACTCTGTGCCAGCAGCCGCGGTAATACAGAGGGTGCAAGCGTTAATCGGATTTACTGGGCGTAAAGCGCGCGTAGGTGGCCAATTAAGTCAAATGTGAAATCCCCGAGCTTAACTTGGGAATTGCATTCGATACTGGTTGGCTAGAGTATGGGAGAGGATGGTAGAATTCCAGGTGTAGCGGTGAAATGCGTAGAGATCTGGAGGAATACCGATGGCGAAGGCAGCCATCTGGCCTAATACTGACACTGAGGTGCGAAAGCATGGGGAGCAAACAGGATTAGATACCCTGGTAGTCCATGCCGTAAACGATGTCTACTAGCCGTTGGGGCCTTTGAGGCTTTAGTGGCGCAGCTAACGCGATAAGTAGACCGCCTGGGGAGTACGGTCGCAAGACTAAAACTCAAATGAATTGACGGGGGCCCGCACAAGCGGTGGAGCATGTGGTTTAATTCGATGCAACGCGAAGAACCTTACCTGGTCTTGACATAGTAAGAACTTTCCAGAGATGGATTGGTGCCTTCGGGAACTTACATACAGGTGCTGCATGGCTGTCGTCAGCTCGTGTCGTGAGATGTTGGGTTAAGTCCCGCAACGAGCGCAACCCTTTTCCTTATTTGCCAGCGGGTTAAGCCGGGAACTTTAAGGATACTGCCAGTGACAAACTGGAGGAAGGCGGGGACGACGTCAAGTCATCATGGCCCTTACGACCAGGGCTACACACGTGCTACAATGGTCGGTACAAAGGGTTGCTACCTCGCGAGAGGATGCTAATCTCAAAAAGCCGATCGTAGTCCGGATTGGAGTCTGCAACTCGACTCCATGAAGTCGGAATCGCTAGTAATCGCGGATCAGAATGCCGCGGTGAATACGTTCCCGGGCCTTGTACACACCGCCCGTCACACCATGGGAGTTTGTTGCACCAGAAGTAGGTAGTCTAACCTTAGGGGGGACGCTTACCACGGTGTGGCAGATGACTGGGGTGAAGTCGTAACAAGGTAGCCGTAGGGGAACCTGCGGCTGGATCACCTCCTTAACGAAAGATTGACGATTGGTAAGAATCCACAACAAGTTGTTCTTCATACGATGTATCTGAGGGTCTGTAGCTCAGTTGGTTAGAGCACACGCTTGATAAGCGTGGGGTCACAAGTTCAAGTCTTGTCAGACCCACCAAATCTGACTAACGAAGCATGAAAGTGCTGAAGCAAACAGAACAGAACGATACATTGACTTATTGATAAGCTGGGGACTTAGCTTAGTTGGTAGAGCGCCTGCTTTGCACGCAGGAGGTCAGGAGTTCGACTCTCCTAGTCTCCACCATACATTCCTTCGGAATGTATAAAGACAAAAGCTAATAAATAGACAATCAGTTGATTGTTAGTTTAGTCCTTAAGCGATCAAGTGATGAGATCCTAGAGATTAACAAGTACAGGCGTTATGATACGCGCACTTGATAACCTCTGTGATTTATCACAGTTTCCTGACCTGACGAAGGCTGGAAAAATCATTAACAGAATATATTTGAGTTGAAATAATTTGTTCATACTCGTTTTTAAGATCGACATTAACAGTGATTTATTACTTGTTGATGAAGGTTGAGGAAATGAGTTACTAGCGAAATTAACTGAATCAAGCGTTTTGGTATATGAATCTAATTGAAGCTGTACAGTGCTTAAATGCACAAGACGCCAACTGTATGATTGACTGAGTGATTGGTTAATCTGTTGCTCATCCTGCTTGTAAGGATGAACGACTGTTTGGGGTTGTATAGTCAAGTAATTAAGTGCATGTGGTGGATGCCTTGGCAGTCAGAGGCGAAGAAAGACGTGATAGCCTGCGAAAAGCTCCGGGGAGGCGGCAAATATCCTGTGATCCGGAGATGTCTGAATGGGGAAACCCACTTACCATAAGGTAGGTATTGCAACATGAATACATAGTGTTGCAAGGCGAACGAGGGGAAGTGAAACATCTCAGTACCCTTAGGAAAAGAAATCAATTGAGATTCCCTCAGTAGCGGCGAGCGAAAGGGGAAGAGCCCATTAAGTCATATAAGTTCTAGTGGAACGCTCTGGGAAGTGCGACCGTAGACGGTGATAGTCCTGTACACGAAAGGGCTTATATGATGATGTCGAGTAGGGCGAGGCACGTGAAACCTTGTCTGAATATGGGGGGACCATCCTCCAAGGCTAAATACTCCTGACTGACCGATAGTGAACCAGTACCGTGAGGGAAAGGCGAAAAGAACCCCTGTGAGGGGAGTGAAATAGATCCTGAAACCGCATGCATACAAGCAGTGGGAGCCGGCTTAGTCCGGTGACTGCGTACCTTTTGTATAATGGGTCAGCGACTTATATTCAGTAGCAAGGTTAACCGCATAGGGGAGCCGTAGGGAAACCGAGTCTTAATAGGGCGTTTAGTTGCTGGGTATAGACCCGAAACCAGGTGATCTATCCATGAGCAGGTTGAAGGTTGGGTAACACTAACTGGAGGACCGAACCCACTGTCGTTGAAAAGCCAGGGGATGACTTGTGGATAGGGGTGAAAGGCTAATCAAACTTGGTGATAGCTGGTTCTCCCCGAAAGCTATTTAGGTAGCGCCTCGGACGAATACCATTGGGGGTAGAGCACTGTTTCGGCTAGGGGGTCATCCCGACTTACCAAACCGATGCAAACTCCGAATACCAATGAGTACTATCCGGGAGACAGACTGCGGGTGCTAACGTCCGTAGTCAAGAGGAAAACAATCCAGACCGCCAGCTAAGGCCCCAAAATTATAGTTAAGTGGGAAACGATGTGGGAAGGCATAGACAGCTAGGAGGTTGGCTTAGAAGCAGCCACCCTTTAAAGAAAGCGTAATAGCTCACTAGTCGAGTCGGCCTGCGCGGAAGATGTAACGGGGCTAAAACTATATGCCGAAGCTGCGGATGCATAATTTATTATGCGTGGTAGGGGAGCGTTCTGTAAGCCGATGAAGGTGGATTGAGAAGTCTGCTGGAGGTATCAGAAGTGCGAATGCTGACGTGAGTAACGACAATGCGAGTGAAAAACTCGCACGCTGAAAGACCAAGGGTTCCAGTCCAACGTTAATCGGGGCTGGGTGAGTCGACCCCTAAGGCGAGGCCGAGAGGCGTAGTCGATGGGAAATTGGTTAATATTCCAATACTTCTGTGTAATGCGATGAGAGGACGGAGAAGGTTAAGTCAGCCTGGCGTTGGTTGTCCAGGTGGAAGGTTGTAGGCATGTATCTTAGGCAAATCCGGGGTACTCTATGCTGAGAACTGATAGCAAGCTGTACTTGTACAGTGAAGTGGCTGATACCATGCTTCCAGGAAAAGTCTCTAAGCTTCAGTTACACAGGAATCGTACCCGAAACCGACACAGGTGGTCAGGTCGAGTAGACCAAAGCGCTTGAGAGAACTCTGCTGAAGGAACTAGGCAAAATGGTACCG is from Acinetobacter lwoffii and encodes:
- a CDS encoding DUF6670 family protein; translation: MRFLQDFLDRSKQLNQTPTVSRYPAYHGLTSKYKIIHQGLMIPGLPAPLYYLNFLSIIGQPNAPMLANPSAIETTALDTATVICSSSPHMVGQLHHYSVKQDCHFKSSLFQFLDREQLSGSFPNFRLQRSDSELSFDLNIQTTQLISHFTQMRFSLADHWSLLCHCQGTVSYKAQQYTIDGLGSFEYARSFNFPYLPLAFLTYQIINLSENRQLLLAQIRDGFNRIVQSRIYLRDLKNMRTQMFDRKVYFKVHRVYPRVTTPNRQSMYLPREFEWCYKNADGTCIWVQGQSRGDFKFGLAAGYVGSFSYQVKINEETENGEGGYCEYIDCRPLRFQEENKTEKRLSHLSNSVPLMLKK